In Verrucomicrobiia bacterium, a single window of DNA contains:
- a CDS encoding PAAR domain-containing protein, with protein MPPAARIGDMHTCPMVNPGAPPIPHVGGPITGPGVANVLIGGRPAACQGDMCLCVGPPDTIIRGSTTVLIGNRMAARMGDNTAHGGAIVSGCPTVLIGNAAGATGGRAA; from the coding sequence ATGCCCCCAGCTGCGAGAATTGGAGATATGCACACATGTCCGATGGTGAACCCGGGTGCACCGCCTATTCCACACGTTGGAGGACCAATAACGGGCCCCGGCGTTGCCAACGTGCTTATTGGTGGCCGTCCTGCTGCCTGTCAGGGAGATATGTGCCTTTGCGTGGGGCCACCCGACACTATAATTCGAGGTTCAACTACCGTTTTAATTGGAAACAGGATGGCCGCCCGAATGGGAGATAATACTGCCCATGGTGGGGCCATTGTGAGCGGTTGTCCAACGGTATTGATTGGAAATGCAGCGGGAGCGACTGGCGGCAGAGCCGCTTAG